A stretch of Parvimonas micra DNA encodes these proteins:
- a CDS encoding superoxide dismutase, whose translation MAFELVKLNYAYDALEPVIDKETMEFHHDKHHQTYVNNLNNLIKDTVFEEASLEEILTHLDHAPEDKKNGIKNNVGGVFNHNVFWESMTPGGSKEPIGEVAKKIDEKFGNFEAFKEEFNKKGAGQFGSGWVWLISDKEGNIDVITTPNQDCPISCGKIILLGNDVWEHAYYLKYQNRRAEYLKEWWKVVNWDIVEQRYQNRNHNECSCGCGCGC comes from the coding sequence ATGGCTTTTGAATTAGTAAAATTAAATTATGCTTATGATGCACTAGAACCTGTTATAGACAAGGAAACTATGGAATTTCATCATGATAAACATCATCAAACTTATGTAAACAACTTAAATAACTTAATTAAAGATACAGTGTTTGAAGAAGCTTCATTAGAAGAAATATTAACACATTTAGATCATGCTCCAGAAGATAAAAAGAATGGAATAAAAAATAATGTTGGTGGAGTTTTTAACCACAATGTTTTCTGGGAAAGCATGACACCAGGTGGATCAAAAGAACCTATTGGAGAAGTAGCTAAAAAAATAGATGAAAAATTTGGAAACTTTGAAGCATTTAAAGAAGAATTCAACAAAAAAGGTGCTGGACAATTTGGTTCAGGTTGGGTGTGGCTAATTTCTGATAAAGAAGGAAATATTGATGTAATTACTACTCCAAACCAAGACTGCCCTATTTCTTGTGGTAAGATAATTCTTTTAGGCAATGATGTTTGGGAACATGCTTATTATTTAAAATATCAAAATAGAAGAGCAGAATATTTAAAAGAATGGTGGAAAGTTGTAAACTGGGATATAGTTGAACAAAGATACCAAAATAGAAATCATAATGAATGTTCATGTGGTTGTGGATGCGGATGCTAA